The following is a genomic window from Candidatus Vondammii sp. HM_W22.
ACCCCCCCTGATGGTTCGTCTTTTCCCCGATGTACCGACCCAGCCATGAGGGCAATGATTCTCAAATATGGCGGCCACCCCCTTCGGCATAAGCGCAATGCAGGAACTTAATCGATTAAACCCCTCCTTTAAAGGGACTGCAACCAATTCAATGGTGCTTTTTCTCGCCACAAACACCCCCAGTATCACCTACTTCCAACCGAGATGATTGCCCTGCGTGCCGCTGGCCGCTGGCAGCTCTCACATATCGGCGGTTCTTCCTGATTACAGATCAGGATGAGAGTGACATCGAGTCAATTTCAACAACCCCGATTGGGCTGCGCCACAGGGATCGACTGAAACCATCTTCTATAGTCTATTTCGGTGCCATTCAGATCCGCCGTATCAGCCATGCCCTGACGACTAGGCTGACAGCAGTTACCGGTGTGATTGCGGCAGTGGCCGCTCTGTACGGGTAAGTTCTGAAAAGTCAGTACAGCCGAGGTTAGTCCACTTCCGTAAACATCTGAATGGTGTTACTGAGGAGCTAAATCATACCTCACGTCAATAACCCAGTAACAAACTTCTCCTTCAGGCAGGCAGACCACCACCTCATCATCAATGGTTCGTTTAATCAGCGCCTTTGCCATGGGTGAGTCCATACTAATCCACCCTCTTTCAGGGCTAAACTCGTCAGGCCCCACGATGCGATAGAGCGCCTTTTTCCCCGCGCCATTCTCAAGAGTTATCCAAGCGCCGAAAAAGATACGACGGGTATCCGATGGTACACTCCCAACCACCTTGAGATCAGGGAGGCGCCTTTGCAGATAATAGATACGGCGGTCTATCTCCCGTAGCTCTTTTTTACGATAGATGTACTCGGCATTTTCCGAACGGTCGCCTTCCGCTGCCGCCGCTGTCAGCGCCTTCGTCACCTCACGCCGGCGTACCCATAATGCTTTGGCTTCTGCATCCAGGGCTTCATACCCTTGCCGGGTAATGTAGAGCGATGATTTGGGTTCTGGTGGTCGATAACGGCCCATATCAGAACGATTCTCTGTGAAGAATTGGTATCAATTTGTGAGCTCTCAATAACACCGTGCAGATCTTTACCAGGGGGTATGGCGCGCCCACTTCCAAGAGTGCTAGCGGCAGAAACATCGCCTTCAAGCTTACAGAGATGTGACCACAGCGTCTTCTGGAAGTAGATGCGCCATACCCTCAACCTCACGTACTCCTTGAAAACTTATGGTAATTCTAGCAACTAAGAGGCTGTCCTAGATAAATAAATTATTTTAGGATGGCAAAGTGAGAAAGCGCAGATTAAGCAGGTACAAACAAAGGCCGATTAATCGGGTTATTTGCAGCGAGTACAACAACACGAAGAGTTATAGTCAAATCTGGTGTTTAGCCAGTTGAATCAAGCGGCGACCTGATCGACTCTTGCTACCTCAACACCCTCGTTAAATTTGATTCCGGTTATCACCTTCGCCAGGTAATCGAAACCCCGTAATCGTCTCCACGTCTTCTCGGCACACAGGCCGAGTTTGAATATCATGTGTAGCATGCCGTCACGCGATAGACAGCCCTTGGAACGCTTGGTTCGATGGCGGATTGTCCCGAAGGTGGATTCAATCGGATTGCTGGTCCGAATGCTCTGCCAGTGCTGCGCAGGAAATTGATAGAAAGCCATCAGTTCCTCTCGGTCTTTGTGCAGACAGATGGCAGCCTTCGGATACTTTGGCTCATACGTTTTGATAAACAGATCAAAGGCCTTTTCCGCATCGGCCTGGGTCTCCGACTGCCAGATGTTATGCAGTGCCTGCTTCGCTTTCGGCTGAGCTGACCTTGGCAGGCAGTTCAGCACGTTCATGGTCTTGTGCATCCAGCAGCGCTGCTGGCGCGTCTCCGGATACACTTCCTCCAGCGCAGCCCGGAATACCATTCGCCAATTTTGGCGGGGTCAGTCCGCGTGACTTCAGTTTCAACAGTACCTCCCGCCAGCTCTGTGCGGACTCCCGTACACCATCCTCAATTGCCAGAAAATGCTTCTCACCACGCTCATTCACGCCGATCACCACCAGGGCACACAGCTTCGTCTGCTCTGCTCTCTGTCCGCTGTAGACACGTCTGCCCACACATACACCCAATGGCCCTTATCCAGGCGCTCCTCGCACCAGCTCCGATATTCTTCTGCCCAGACCTGCTTCAGACGCGATACCCTGCCCGCCGACAAGCCTGTTGCATCCGGACCCACCAGCACTTTCAGGGCTTCACCCATCTCTCCACTGGAAATCCTCTTCAGGTAGAGCCACGGCAGTGCCGCTTCCAGTGACTTCGTCTTGCGTACATACGGCGGCACCAGAGCTGATCGGAACGTCACCGGCTCGCCGGTCTTCGCGCGAACTTTGGGGATCTTGACCATGACTGGCCCCAATCCTGTCTGCAGTTTACGAGCTGGCAGGTGACCATTACGCACCACACCCGCCTTGCCATCCTCTGTCCGTCGCTCGACGTGCTCCGCCAACAGCGCCAGCAGCTCGGCCTCCACCGCCTAGTAGATCAACTGCTCTGCACCGCTTCTCGGCAACTCTGTCAGCGGATCGATAATCGTATCTCGACCTGCCAGCTTAACAACGTTATTCTTACTCGTGGTGGCGTATCTCCGATGGTTGTTTTGATGTCTAGCAACAACAAATCAACCAGATACCCCGCTTTTTTTCAATCCCCTTCAAACACCACTTTCAATTATAACTCCAACACGAACGGATGCCTCTTTAGTTGGCATCAACAAAACAACCGCGGGATATTACTTTCATCGACTTAGACAGGTTATCTATGACCACAGTGAGTATTTGGAATTGCTGGATGGAGAAATAGAAGCAGCCGAAAGTTATTTGGCTTGCTAAAGCGCAACGGTAAGGTGTTTACCGTTATTATTCCCGATGCTAAAGTCAGAACATTGGTGCCGATAATTAGGCAACAGGTAAAGCCCGACAGTATTGTTTATACCGACACATGGAGAAGCTATAGTGCATTAGATAGATGTCCCAGAATTTAAGCACTTATCGAATAAACCACGGTAAACTACTCGCAAACAAGCATAACTAGATTAATGAAATAGAGATTCTTTGGAACCGAGCAAAGGGACATATGCGTCAGTTTAACGGTGTACTAAAAGACCATTTTCATCTCTTTTTGAAGAAGTGTGAATGGCGATTTAACAACGGTGATCCAGAAAGTTAGTTAAACCAATTGAATCAATGTGTTAAGGAAAATTTAGCTGATTAACTAGGACAGCCCCTTAACTAATAGGGCGCGCATATGCGTGTAGATATATTTCGCCCATGATTGTTTATTTAAAAATAATGACTCGACTACTCGCCATGACCAATACTCCCGATATCCTGAAAAAAATAATCCTTCGCAAACGTGAGGAGATTACTGAGCGCTCGGAGGAACTGCCTCTGGAGCAACTCATTGCCAATCTGGAAGGTATCTCACCCACCAGAGGGTTTGCAGATGCCATTGCAACAAAAATTAGCAGTGGAAAACCAGGTGTGATTGCAGAGATCAAAAAGGCATCACCAAGCAAGGGGGTAATCCGAGAGAATTTTTACCCTGCCGAGATCGCAAAAAGCTACCAGCAGAGAGGTGCCGCTTGCCTCTCCATTCTCACGGATATCAATTTCTTTCAGGGTAGTGATGAGTATCTGAAGCAGGCTAGGGCAGCCTGTCAGCTACCGGTGATTCGCAAAGATTTCATTATCGACCCATACCAGGTGTATGAGGCGCGTACTATTGGTGCCGACTGTATTCTGCTGATTGCCGCCTGCCTGAATGATGCCCTGATGAGCGAACTCAACGATCTCGCGCACCATCTCAAAATGGATGTCCTGATAGAGGTACATGACAGTGAGGAACTGTCCCGTGCACTCCAGGTCAACAATGGGCTGGTCGGAATCAACAACCGCAACCTCCGCACCTTTGATATGAATCTGAATACCACCCTCGAAATGCGGGAAAGGATACCGGAAGACCGTATCCTGGTGACAGAAAGCGGCATTCATACAACAGAGGATGTTGCTCTGATGCGGCGAAATGGCGTCAACGCCTTCCTGGTTGGCGAAGTTTTTATGCGCGCAGAAGAGCCAGGGGAAAAATTAGCCGAGCTGTTTGGCTTCCATTAAATCTGGATAGTTACATCCAGAAATACCATTTTCATCACGAAGAAAGCGCACTGTTCATCAAATCATTATCTTCGTGGTAAATTGTGGATTGCCAGACGGACACAGCCCTACAGCAAGGCTGGTGCATTGCCAAGCATCAACTATTTCAACGAGCTAAAGGCATCCGGAAACCCATTCAGAGAGGAGATACATTCAGTCCTTTTTTCGCATTTCCGACCCTAGTCGCCATATTTCTCAGATTTTTATGTCAGCCAGCAGTGGCGATGATATAAGTTACCGGTAACAGAAAACGCCATACCTCAATAAAAAATTGCGTCCATAAAGCACTCCTTGAATTTTAAAAGGGGCTATCTCTAGTTAATCTAGCTAGATTTAGCTTTAACCTATTGATTTAACTGTTTTAAATGTGGTTATGCTTGTTTGCGAGTAGTTTATTTGATAAGTGCTTAAATTCTGGGACATCTATCTAATGTATTGTAGCTTCTCCATGTATCGGTATAAGAGTTATAGTCAAATCTGGTGTTTAGCCAGTTGAATCAAGCGGCGACCTGATCGACTCCTGCTATCTCAACACCCTCTTTAAATTTGATTCCGGTTATCACCTTCGCCAGGTATCGAAACCCCGTAACAGATGGCAGCCTTCGGATACTTTGGCTCATACGTTTTGATAAACAGATCAAAGGCCTTTTCCGCATCGGCCTGGGTCTCCGACTGCCAGATGTTATGCAGTGCCTGCTTCGCTTTCGGCTGAGCTGACCTTGGCAGGCAGTTCAGCACGTTCATGGTCTTGTGCATCCAGCAGCGCTGCCGGCGCGTCTCCGGATACACTTCCTCCAGCGCAGCCCGGAATACCATTCGCCAATTTTGGCGGGGTCAGTCCGCGTGACTTCAGTTTCAACAGTACCTCCCGCCAGCTCTGTGCGGACTCCCGTACACCATCCTCAATTGCCAGAAAATGCTTCTCACCACGCTCATTCACGCCGATCACCACCAGGGCACACAGCTTCGTCTGCTCTGCTCTCTGTCCGCTGTAGACACCGTCTGCCCACACATACACCCAATGGCCCTTATCCAGGCGTTCCTCGCACCAGCTCCGATATTCTTCTGCCCAGACCTGCTTCAGACGCGATACCCTGCCGGCCGACAAGCCTGTTGCATCCGGACCCACCAGCACTTTCAGGGCTTCACCCATCTCTCCACTGGAAATCCCCTTCAGGTAGAGCCACGCCAGCGCCGCTTCCAGTGACTTCGTCTTGCGTACATACGGCGGCACCAGAGCTGATCGGAACGTCACCGGCTCGCCGGTCTTCGCGCGAACTTCCTGGGGATCTTGACCGTGACCGGCCCTAATCCTGTCTGCAGTTTACGAGCTGGCAGGTGACCATTACGCACCACACCCACCTTGCCATCCTCTGTCCGTCGCTCGACGTGCTCCGCCAACAGCTCCAGCAGATCGGCCTCCACCGGCTGGTAGATCAACTGCTCTGCACCGCTTCTCGGCAACTCTGTCAGCGAATCGATAATCGTATCTCGACCTGCCAGCTTAACAACGTTATTCTTACCCATGGTCGCGTATCTCCAATGGTTGTTTTGATGTCTCGCAACAACAAATCAACCAGATACCCCGCTTTTTTTCAATTCCCTTCAAACAACACTTTCAGTTATAACTTCCAGTTTCCTGGGCGGAACCGGGCTCTAAATTTACTGCAATGTTTGAGGCACTGGTGATCGACTGGTTGAAAGAGGTATCCATCTCGGCAGTCTCCTTCGATAAGAGACAGACCTAAATGCTGTGTAACTGCCTATCATTAAACCCAAACAAGGGAGAGGGTAGGCAGCTGATCGACAAGAAAGAGCTCCAGGCGATAGCCCAGGCGGCCGCTAAAAACATCAAAACTGAAGAAGATCACAGCGAGAGTTTCGGTCAATGCAGCCCTCAACGTTGAACCGGATGATCACCTTGGCTTTGCCAAACATGAACAGTCCGAAGCGAGTAATAGCCGCAACGGCACGACCAGCAAGACCTTGCAAACGGAAGATGGCCAGTTTGAACTGGATACCCCGCGAGATAGAGCGGGCAGCTTTGAACCTCAGCTAGTTAAGAAGCACCAGCATCGATTTACCTCAATGGATGACAAGATCCTCTTCTTGTATGCCCAAGGTATGACAACCCGCGAAATCGTCACGATATTCAAGGAGATGTATGGGGCCGATGTCTCTGCCACACTCATATCCAAAGTCACTGATGCAGTTATCGAACAGGTTGTTGAATGGCAATCTCGCCCCCTGGATGCAATTTAGCCTATTGTTTATCTGGACAGCATTGTCGTTAAAATCCGGCAAGACAAGAAAGTGATCAATAAAGCGATTTATCTCGCTCTGGGCGTTAACCTGGAAGGCCACAAGGAATTATTAGTGATGTGGTTATCGGAGAATGAGTGGGCTAAATTCTGGCTGAACGTGTTGACAGAGCTTCAAAACCGCAGTGTGAGGGATATTTTGATTGCCTGTGTCGATAGCTTAAAAGGCTTTCCTGATGCCATCAACACGGCTTTCCCGAAT
Proteins encoded in this region:
- the greB gene encoding transcription elongation factor GreB, with translation MGRYRPPEPKSSLYITRQGYEALDAEAKALWVRRREVTKALTAAAAEGDRSENAEYIYRKKELREIDRRIYYLQRRLPDLKVVGSVPSDTRRIFFGAWITLENGAGKKALYRIVGPDEFSPERGWISMDSPMAKALIKRTIDDEVVVCLPEGEVCYWVIDVRYDLAPQ
- the trpC gene encoding indole-3-glycerol phosphate synthase TrpC; this translates as MTNTPDILKKIILRKREEITERSEELPLEQLIANLEGISPTRGFADAIATKISSGKPGVIAEIKKASPSKGVIRENFYPAEIAKSYQQRGAACLSILTDINFFQGSDEYLKQARAACQLPVIRKDFIIDPYQVYEARTIGADCILLIAACLNDALMSELNDLAHHLKMDVLIEVHDSEELSRALQVNNGLVGINNRNLRTFDMNLNTTLEMRERIPEDRILVTESGIHTTEDVALMRRNGVNAFLVGEVFMRAEEPGEKLAELFGFH